One part of the Thermoanaerobacterium sp. CMT5567-10 genome encodes these proteins:
- a CDS encoding ATP-binding cassette domain-containing protein gives MKYIEIVDLNKTIKDREILKNINLSLDRGKIYGFCGRNGSGKTMLFRAICGLIKPTSGVIKIDNKTLHKDMSFPESIGVIIEYPGFWDYYTGYENLKVLASIKNIVNDEDIKNSLKRVGLDPEDRRTYKKYSLGMKQRLGIAQAIMEKPDLIILDEPTNALDEEGIMMVRNLLLEEKTRGATILIASHNQQDIEILADDIYKMQDGKLITNNIK, from the coding sequence ATGAAGTATATAGAAATAGTTGATTTAAATAAAACAATTAAAGACAGAGAAATACTAAAAAATATTAATCTTTCTTTAGACAGGGGCAAAATATATGGTTTTTGTGGGAGAAATGGCTCCGGTAAAACCATGCTTTTTAGGGCTATATGCGGACTCATTAAACCAACATCCGGGGTGATTAAGATCGACAATAAGACATTACACAAAGATATGTCTTTTCCAGAAAGCATAGGTGTTATAATTGAATATCCTGGGTTTTGGGATTACTATACAGGATATGAAAATTTAAAAGTGTTGGCATCTATAAAAAATATTGTAAATGATGAAGATATAAAAAATTCTCTAAAAAGGGTGGGTCTTGACCCGGAAGACAGGCGTACTTATAAAAAATATTCTTTAGGAATGAAGCAAAGATTAGGTATTGCTCAGGCTATCATGGAGAAACCGGATTTAATCATCTTAGACGAGCCGACAAATGCTTTGGATGAAGAAGGTATCATGATGGTCAGAAATCTTCTACTGGAAGAAAAAACTCGTGGAGCAACAATTTTAATAGCAAGCCATAATCAACAGGATATAGAAATATTAGCTGATGATATTTATAAGATGCAGGACGGTAAACTTATCACTAACAATATAAAATAG